One window of the Carassius auratus strain Wakin chromosome 20, ASM336829v1, whole genome shotgun sequence genome contains the following:
- the LOC113120724 gene encoding P2X purinoceptor 7-like: protein MATEPENICCREIEQVTRRMQQLQVTPSCMVDHPGMDPVCLNVFSLQNAFNIYRADYGPLRLRGVQHRYRFLAYRSFVSWCWGFLGRKVRVVIPSCVVLRIRREFPDAQGSYVGFRPPID from the exons ATGGCTACAGAACCAGAAAATATATGCTGCAGGGAGATAGAAcag GTTACAAGACGGATGCAACAACTTCAAGTCACTCCATCATGTATGGTAGACCATCCCGGAATGGATCcagtttgtttaaatgtgttttcgtTACAAAACGCTTTTAACATTTACAGGGCTGACTATGGTCCCCTGCGACTTCGTGGAGTACAACA tCGTTACAGATTTTTAGCTTATCGGAGTTTTGTGAGCTGGTGCTGGGGTTTCCTTGGACGAAAAGTTCGAGTTGTGATTCCATCCTGTGTGGTCCTGAGGATTCGAAGAGAGTTTCCTGATGCCCAGGGTAGTTATGTAGGTTTTCGACCACCTATTGATTAA